From Halorussus lipolyticus:
AGAGCGGCGAGGAGTTGGTCGCCCGCCCGCAGGAACCACACGACCAATCGACGCCCTCCAGTCTCGGCGTCGCCACCGAAACCCTGCTGGCGCTGGACCACTTCGAGACCGGAGACGAGTATCAGCAAATCGCCGAGCAGGTCCTCGAACGCCGCGGCCAGCAGATTCGGTCGAACCCGCTTCAGCACGCCTCGCTCGCGCTCGCTGGCGACCGCTACGCCCGCGGGTCGCTGGAGATAACCGCCGTCGCCGACGACCTGCCCGAGTCGTGGCACGAGGAAATCGCCGGGCGCTACCTCCCCACTCGACTGCTCTCGCGCCGACCGCCCGGCGAAGACCAACTACAGAATTGGTTAGAACAACTCGATATTGCCGAAACGCCCCCGATTTGGGCTGACCGGACCCAACGCGACGGCGAACCCACCGCCTACGTCTGCCGAAACTTCGCCTGCTCACCCCCGAACACGGACCTCGCCGAGGCCCTCGACTGGGCCGAAGGCGAGTAGTCTCCTCGCTCGGCGGGTCCGCGGGTCACTCGCGGGGCACGGCGATGTTCCGCATCTCGCCGCCGCACTCCGGGCACGTCCCCGGATAGCTGTCGGCCTGCTCGCGGTGGCGACAGCCGTTACACTCGTAGGTTCCCCCACCGGCCTCGTAGGAATCTTCCCGAACCATGAGCATAGTTACCGATAGACACAGTATTAACCCTTCTCCTAATTCGATACTGTTCTCTACTAGGTGTTTTACCCTGTCTAGGGATTCGGTCGGGAGTTCGCCTGTGGGCATCCCACCGGTCGGCACTCTTTCCCGCACCTCGCCGACTCGGCGACGAGACGACGAAAGTTCCGATTCCGTGCAAACCGGTTCGACTCTGCCTGCTTGCAGATTTCCGCTGTCCGGCGTGCGAAAGTTTATTAACTCTACATCTTCAACGATTCGGCGAATGAGCGCAGGGAGTTCCGGCAATCGGGGTGGCGACTCGGGGAGCGACGCCGTGTCGG
This genomic window contains:
- a CDS encoding rubrerythrin-like domain-containing protein → MVREDSYEAGGGTYECNGCRHREQADSYPGTCPECGGEMRNIAVPRE